A single genomic interval of Sander lucioperca isolate FBNREF2018 chromosome 9, SLUC_FBN_1.2, whole genome shotgun sequence harbors:
- the dsc2l gene encoding desmocollin 2 like isoform X1, protein MKFSKMANVLIFNICLVMMLSRVESCFIPKSLYIIVPDTIPAGYTITTVEVADCDTESMHLTLEDRRFTITSNRAIVAVTPVSVAPGGRTFSVWAQDNSGLESEMVVHLVHSAIREKKPTGFLKRSKRRWSPPPFNILENGIGPFPRNIEKIVSDSEAKHKVYYTITGPGVNQNPVGLFSLNPETGMLMVNGPIDREEFPSFILTTRVFDKITNMETDLPLDVKVVVDDVNDNAPTFVDQLQFTVPEQSVAGTVVGKVNATDRDLAGSLHTKIKYFLTTGLDLFAINSETGVITTATNTLDREAKDKHMVTVVIKDMDGAVNGFSTTGTATITVGDINDNVPTFTKTSYAVDVKENESEKLILRIPVEDKDLINTPNWISKFVITKGNENGNFRIDTDPKTNEGLLYVSKPLDYEQNQNIKLEIMARNQAELSGTTDRLRSIPVDVNVLNEDEGPAFSAPTIRFTVKENTPNGTLIGSYIATDPETKSSNGIRYYRLTDPASWINVDRNNGELTVANTIDRESPFVQNGIYNITMKAVDASSKTGTGTVIIVVEDVNDNVPVLPTPDMVLCEKEGELGSVLVVAEDKDQRPFSDPFSFSLPHDHDGKWSLTKVNGTAVMLRHIQELPTGIYQVPIDITDLQGFGKTQTTKVRICQCRNGACLDKDHSVSLGPLALLAMLLPLLLLLLLGLLLAFFCVTKREKIEFEDVGDSGGILLKSNTESPGDEVDSSLITIPTTGIDQVVKGSVKGVNAGWTGNKSFSTIGGQSIHGNGMYGASGVVTSDTQEYYSGQYDNQFGTQSGQFGVGNGINIDNRYLTQDATFLQNWQTNGRYINQKLAYFGTEDGRYADDLIHSYGFEGAGSAAGSVGCCSDFGDNDNLDFLNTLGPKFKTLGAVCRKT, encoded by the exons ATGAAGTTTTCAAAAATGGCTAACGTTTTAATTTTCAACATTTGCCTGGTGATG ATGTTGTCCCGTGTGGAGTCGTGTTTTATCCCGAAGTCTCTGTACATAATTGTTCCAGACACAATTCCGGCTGGATACACAATCACAACAG TTGAAGTTGCCGACTGCGACACCGAATCAATGCACTTAACTTTGGAGGACCGACGTTTTACAATAACGAGTAATAGAGCAATAGTAGCTGTAACGCCTGTATCAGTGGCACCAGGAGGGCGGACATTTTCTGTGTGGGCTCAGGACAACAGTGGACTGGAAAGTGAGATGGTAGTTCACCTTGTCCACAGTGCAATACGGGAAAAAAAG CCCACAGGCTTCCTGAAGCGCTCCAAGAGACGTTGGAGTCCTCCACCCTTCAACATTTTAGAGAATGGTATAGGACCTTTTCCAAGAAACATTGAAAAG ATTGTATCGGACTCGGAAGCCAAGCACAAAGTGTACTACACCATCACTGGACCTGGTGTCAATCAGAATCCAGTGGGATTGTTCAGTCTGAACCCTGAAACTGGGATGTTGATGGTGAACGGGCCAATTGATCGTGAAGAGTTTCCATCGTTTATA TTAACAACCAGAGTTTTCGACAAAATCACAAATATGGAGACAGACTTACCTTTGGACGTCAAAGTAGTTGTAGATGATGTGAATGACAACGCTCCAACATTCGTAGACCAACTACAATTCACTGTGCCAGAGCAAAGCGTCGCAG GGACAGTGGTGGGGAAGGTGAATGCTACAGACAGAGACCTAGCAGGAAGCCTCCACACCAAGATCAAGTATTTTCTCACAACCGGGTTAGACCTGTTTGCCATCAACTCAGAAACGGGTGTCATCACCACAGCAACTAACACCCTGGACAGAGAG gcaaAAGACAAGCATATGGTGACAGTAGTAATCAAAGATATGGACGGTGCAGTAAATGGCTTTTCAACCACAGGAACAGCAACCATTACTGTGGGAGATATCAACGACAACGTGCCCACTTTCACAAAAACATCC TATGCAGTTGATGTCAaagaaaatgaaagtgaaaaactCATCCTCCGAATTCCTGTTGAAGATAAGGATTTAATAAACACACCAAACTGGATTTCGAAATTTGTCATTACTAAAGGAAATGAAAATGGAAATTTCAGAATAGATACTGACCCCAAAACCAACGAGGGGCTTCTGTACGTTTCAAAG CCCTTAGATTATGAGCAGAACCAAAATATAAAGCTTGAGATTATGGCACGTAATCAAGCTGAGCTGAGTGGTACCACGGACCGATTGAGGTCCATCCCTGTGGATGTCAATGTCCTCAATGAAGATGAGGGTCCAGCATTCTCAGCTCCTACCATCCGCTTCACTGTCAAAGAGAACACACCAAACGGCACACTGATAGGAAGTTACATAGCTACGGATCCTGAGACCAAGAGCAGCAACGGCATCAG GTATTACAGGCTCACAGACCCAGCCTCCTGGATCAATGTCGACAGAAATAATGGAGAGCTGACAGTGGCAAACACAATTGACAGAGAGTCACCATTTGTCCAAAATGGAATTTACAACATCACCATGAAGGCTGTTGATGCTA GTTCCAAAACAGGAACAGGAACAGTCATCATTGTGGTGGAGGATGTCAACGACAATGTGCCAGTGCTCCCCACCCCCGACATGGTGTTGTGTGAGAAGGAAGGAGAGCTCGGCTCAGTGCTGGTTGTGGCTGAAGACAAAGACCAGAGACCCTTTTCTGACCCCTTCAGCTTTAGTCTGCCACACGATCATGATGGCAAATGGTCCTTAACAAAAGTTAATG GCACAGCAGTTATGTTGCGGCACATCCAAGAGCTCCCTACAGGGATATACCAGGTTCCCATAGATATTACAGATCTGCAGGGCTTTGGTAAAACACAGACGACAAAAGTGAGGATCTGCCAGTGCAGGAATGGAGCCTGCTTGGACAAGGACCACTCTGTGTCATTAGGGCCACTGGCTTTACTGGCTATGCTGTTgcctctgctcctcctcctactGCTCG GCTTACTGCTTGCATTTTTCTGtgtgacaaagagagagaaaatagaaTTTGAAGATGTAGGAGACAGTGGTGGAATCCTGCTCAAATCAAACACCGAGTCCCCAGGGGACGAAGTG GATTCCAGCCTCATCACTATTCCCACTACTGGGATTGACCAAGTAGTGAAGGGCTCAGTTAAGGGGGTGAATGCAGGATGGACTGGGAACAAGAGCTTCAGCACAATTGGAGGCCAAAGCATACATGGGAATGGGATGTATGGGGCATCCGGTGTTGTCACATCCGATACGCAAGAGTACTATTCTGGCCAGTATGATAACCAATTTGGTACTCAGTCTGGACAGTTTGGTGTGGGTAACGGTATAAACATTGACAACAGATACCTCACCCAGGACGCAACCTTTCTTCAGAACTGGCAAACAAATGGCCGCTATATAAACCAG AAGCTGGCCTATTTTGGAACAGAGGACGGACGGTACGCAGATGACCTCATCCACTCCTACGGTTTTGAGGGGGCGGGCTCTGCAGCTGGCTCTGTGGGATGCTGCAGCGACTTTGGCGACAACGATAACCTCGACTTCCTGAACACGCTCGGACCAAAGTTCAAAACTCTAGGAGCTGTCTGCAGAAAGACATGA
- the dsc2l gene encoding desmocollin 2 like isoform X3, producing the protein MKFSKMANVLIFNICLVMMLSRVESCFIPKSLYIIVPDTIPAGYTITTVADCDTESMHLTLEDRRFTITSNRAIVAVTPVSVAPGGRTFSVWAQDNSGLESEMVVHLVHSAIREKKPTGFLKRSKRRWSPPPFNILENGIGPFPRNIEKIVSDSEAKHKVYYTITGPGVNQNPVGLFSLNPETGMLMVNGPIDREEFPSFILTTRVFDKITNMETDLPLDVKVVVDDVNDNAPTFVDQLQFTVPEQSVAGTVVGKVNATDRDLAGSLHTKIKYFLTTGLDLFAINSETGVITTATNTLDREAKDKHMVTVVIKDMDGAVNGFSTTGTATITVGDINDNVPTFTKTSYAVDVKENESEKLILRIPVEDKDLINTPNWISKFVITKGNENGNFRIDTDPKTNEGLLYVSKPLDYEQNQNIKLEIMARNQAELSGTTDRLRSIPVDVNVLNEDEGPAFSAPTIRFTVKENTPNGTLIGSYIATDPETKSSNGIRYYRLTDPASWINVDRNNGELTVANTIDRESPFVQNGIYNITMKAVDASSKTGTGTVIIVVEDVNDNVPVLPTPDMVLCEKEGELGSVLVVAEDKDQRPFSDPFSFSLPHDHDGKWSLTKVNGTAVMLRHIQELPTGIYQVPIDITDLQGFGKTQTTKVRICQCRNGACLDKDHSVSLGPLALLAMLLPLLLLLLLGLLLAFFCVTKREKIEFEDVGDSGGILLKSNTESPGDEVDSSLITIPTTGIDQVVKGSVKGVNAGWTGNKSFSTIGGQSIHGNGMYGASGVVTSDTQEYYSGQYDNQFGTQSGQFGVGNGINIDNRYLTQDATFLQNWQTNGRYINQKLAYFGTEDGRYADDLIHSYGFEGAGSAAGSVGCCSDFGDNDNLDFLNTLGPKFKTLGAVCRKT; encoded by the exons ATGAAGTTTTCAAAAATGGCTAACGTTTTAATTTTCAACATTTGCCTGGTGATG ATGTTGTCCCGTGTGGAGTCGTGTTTTATCCCGAAGTCTCTGTACATAATTGTTCCAGACACAATTCCGGCTGGATACACAATCACAACAG TTGCCGACTGCGACACCGAATCAATGCACTTAACTTTGGAGGACCGACGTTTTACAATAACGAGTAATAGAGCAATAGTAGCTGTAACGCCTGTATCAGTGGCACCAGGAGGGCGGACATTTTCTGTGTGGGCTCAGGACAACAGTGGACTGGAAAGTGAGATGGTAGTTCACCTTGTCCACAGTGCAATACGGGAAAAAAAG CCCACAGGCTTCCTGAAGCGCTCCAAGAGACGTTGGAGTCCTCCACCCTTCAACATTTTAGAGAATGGTATAGGACCTTTTCCAAGAAACATTGAAAAG ATTGTATCGGACTCGGAAGCCAAGCACAAAGTGTACTACACCATCACTGGACCTGGTGTCAATCAGAATCCAGTGGGATTGTTCAGTCTGAACCCTGAAACTGGGATGTTGATGGTGAACGGGCCAATTGATCGTGAAGAGTTTCCATCGTTTATA TTAACAACCAGAGTTTTCGACAAAATCACAAATATGGAGACAGACTTACCTTTGGACGTCAAAGTAGTTGTAGATGATGTGAATGACAACGCTCCAACATTCGTAGACCAACTACAATTCACTGTGCCAGAGCAAAGCGTCGCAG GGACAGTGGTGGGGAAGGTGAATGCTACAGACAGAGACCTAGCAGGAAGCCTCCACACCAAGATCAAGTATTTTCTCACAACCGGGTTAGACCTGTTTGCCATCAACTCAGAAACGGGTGTCATCACCACAGCAACTAACACCCTGGACAGAGAG gcaaAAGACAAGCATATGGTGACAGTAGTAATCAAAGATATGGACGGTGCAGTAAATGGCTTTTCAACCACAGGAACAGCAACCATTACTGTGGGAGATATCAACGACAACGTGCCCACTTTCACAAAAACATCC TATGCAGTTGATGTCAaagaaaatgaaagtgaaaaactCATCCTCCGAATTCCTGTTGAAGATAAGGATTTAATAAACACACCAAACTGGATTTCGAAATTTGTCATTACTAAAGGAAATGAAAATGGAAATTTCAGAATAGATACTGACCCCAAAACCAACGAGGGGCTTCTGTACGTTTCAAAG CCCTTAGATTATGAGCAGAACCAAAATATAAAGCTTGAGATTATGGCACGTAATCAAGCTGAGCTGAGTGGTACCACGGACCGATTGAGGTCCATCCCTGTGGATGTCAATGTCCTCAATGAAGATGAGGGTCCAGCATTCTCAGCTCCTACCATCCGCTTCACTGTCAAAGAGAACACACCAAACGGCACACTGATAGGAAGTTACATAGCTACGGATCCTGAGACCAAGAGCAGCAACGGCATCAG GTATTACAGGCTCACAGACCCAGCCTCCTGGATCAATGTCGACAGAAATAATGGAGAGCTGACAGTGGCAAACACAATTGACAGAGAGTCACCATTTGTCCAAAATGGAATTTACAACATCACCATGAAGGCTGTTGATGCTA GTTCCAAAACAGGAACAGGAACAGTCATCATTGTGGTGGAGGATGTCAACGACAATGTGCCAGTGCTCCCCACCCCCGACATGGTGTTGTGTGAGAAGGAAGGAGAGCTCGGCTCAGTGCTGGTTGTGGCTGAAGACAAAGACCAGAGACCCTTTTCTGACCCCTTCAGCTTTAGTCTGCCACACGATCATGATGGCAAATGGTCCTTAACAAAAGTTAATG GCACAGCAGTTATGTTGCGGCACATCCAAGAGCTCCCTACAGGGATATACCAGGTTCCCATAGATATTACAGATCTGCAGGGCTTTGGTAAAACACAGACGACAAAAGTGAGGATCTGCCAGTGCAGGAATGGAGCCTGCTTGGACAAGGACCACTCTGTGTCATTAGGGCCACTGGCTTTACTGGCTATGCTGTTgcctctgctcctcctcctactGCTCG GCTTACTGCTTGCATTTTTCTGtgtgacaaagagagagaaaatagaaTTTGAAGATGTAGGAGACAGTGGTGGAATCCTGCTCAAATCAAACACCGAGTCCCCAGGGGACGAAGTG GATTCCAGCCTCATCACTATTCCCACTACTGGGATTGACCAAGTAGTGAAGGGCTCAGTTAAGGGGGTGAATGCAGGATGGACTGGGAACAAGAGCTTCAGCACAATTGGAGGCCAAAGCATACATGGGAATGGGATGTATGGGGCATCCGGTGTTGTCACATCCGATACGCAAGAGTACTATTCTGGCCAGTATGATAACCAATTTGGTACTCAGTCTGGACAGTTTGGTGTGGGTAACGGTATAAACATTGACAACAGATACCTCACCCAGGACGCAACCTTTCTTCAGAACTGGCAAACAAATGGCCGCTATATAAACCAG AAGCTGGCCTATTTTGGAACAGAGGACGGACGGTACGCAGATGACCTCATCCACTCCTACGGTTTTGAGGGGGCGGGCTCTGCAGCTGGCTCTGTGGGATGCTGCAGCGACTTTGGCGACAACGATAACCTCGACTTCCTGAACACGCTCGGACCAAAGTTCAAAACTCTAGGAGCTGTCTGCAGAAAGACATGA
- the dsc2l gene encoding desmocollin 2 like isoform X2 produces the protein MKFSKMANVLIFNICLVMMLSRVESCFIPKSLYIIVPDTIPAGYTITTVEVADCDTESMHLTLEDRRFTITSNRAIVAVTPVSVAPGGRTFSVWAQDNSGLESEMVVHLVHSAIREKKPTGFLKRSKRRWSPPPFNILENGIGPFPRNIEKIVSDSEAKHKVYYTITGPGVNQNPVGLFSLNPETGMLMVNGPIDREEFPSFILTTRVFDKITNMETDLPLDVKVVVDDVNDNAPTFVDQLQFTVPEQSVAGTVVGKVNATDRDLAGSLHTKIKYFLTTGLDLFAINSETGVITTATNTLDREAKDKHMVTVVIKDMDGAVNGFSTTGTATITVGDINDNVPTFTKTSYAVDVKENESEKLILRIPVEDKDLINTPNWISKFVITKGNENGNFRIDTDPKTNEGLLYVSKPLDYEQNQNIKLEIMARNQAELSGTTDRLRSIPVDVNVLNEDEGPAFSAPTIRFTVKENTPNGTLIGSYIATDPETKSSNGIRYYRLTDPASWINVDRNNGELTVANTIDRESPFVQNGIYNITMKAVDASSKTGTGTVIIVVEDVNDNVPVLPTPDMVLCEKEGELGSVLVVAEDKDQRPFSDPFSFSLPHDHDGKWSLTKVNGTAVMLRHIQELPTGIYQVPIDITDLQGFGKTQTTKVRICQCRNGACLDKDHSVSLGPLALLAMLLPLLLLLLLGLLLAFFCVTKREKIEFEDVGDSGGILLKSNTESPGDEVDSSLITIPTTGIDQVVKGSVKGVNAGWTGNKSFSTIGGQSIHGNGMYGASGVVTSDTQEYYSGQYDNQFGTQSGQFGVGNGINIDNRYLTQDATFLQNWQTNGRYINQLAYFGTEDGRYADDLIHSYGFEGAGSAAGSVGCCSDFGDNDNLDFLNTLGPKFKTLGAVCRKT, from the exons ATGAAGTTTTCAAAAATGGCTAACGTTTTAATTTTCAACATTTGCCTGGTGATG ATGTTGTCCCGTGTGGAGTCGTGTTTTATCCCGAAGTCTCTGTACATAATTGTTCCAGACACAATTCCGGCTGGATACACAATCACAACAG TTGAAGTTGCCGACTGCGACACCGAATCAATGCACTTAACTTTGGAGGACCGACGTTTTACAATAACGAGTAATAGAGCAATAGTAGCTGTAACGCCTGTATCAGTGGCACCAGGAGGGCGGACATTTTCTGTGTGGGCTCAGGACAACAGTGGACTGGAAAGTGAGATGGTAGTTCACCTTGTCCACAGTGCAATACGGGAAAAAAAG CCCACAGGCTTCCTGAAGCGCTCCAAGAGACGTTGGAGTCCTCCACCCTTCAACATTTTAGAGAATGGTATAGGACCTTTTCCAAGAAACATTGAAAAG ATTGTATCGGACTCGGAAGCCAAGCACAAAGTGTACTACACCATCACTGGACCTGGTGTCAATCAGAATCCAGTGGGATTGTTCAGTCTGAACCCTGAAACTGGGATGTTGATGGTGAACGGGCCAATTGATCGTGAAGAGTTTCCATCGTTTATA TTAACAACCAGAGTTTTCGACAAAATCACAAATATGGAGACAGACTTACCTTTGGACGTCAAAGTAGTTGTAGATGATGTGAATGACAACGCTCCAACATTCGTAGACCAACTACAATTCACTGTGCCAGAGCAAAGCGTCGCAG GGACAGTGGTGGGGAAGGTGAATGCTACAGACAGAGACCTAGCAGGAAGCCTCCACACCAAGATCAAGTATTTTCTCACAACCGGGTTAGACCTGTTTGCCATCAACTCAGAAACGGGTGTCATCACCACAGCAACTAACACCCTGGACAGAGAG gcaaAAGACAAGCATATGGTGACAGTAGTAATCAAAGATATGGACGGTGCAGTAAATGGCTTTTCAACCACAGGAACAGCAACCATTACTGTGGGAGATATCAACGACAACGTGCCCACTTTCACAAAAACATCC TATGCAGTTGATGTCAaagaaaatgaaagtgaaaaactCATCCTCCGAATTCCTGTTGAAGATAAGGATTTAATAAACACACCAAACTGGATTTCGAAATTTGTCATTACTAAAGGAAATGAAAATGGAAATTTCAGAATAGATACTGACCCCAAAACCAACGAGGGGCTTCTGTACGTTTCAAAG CCCTTAGATTATGAGCAGAACCAAAATATAAAGCTTGAGATTATGGCACGTAATCAAGCTGAGCTGAGTGGTACCACGGACCGATTGAGGTCCATCCCTGTGGATGTCAATGTCCTCAATGAAGATGAGGGTCCAGCATTCTCAGCTCCTACCATCCGCTTCACTGTCAAAGAGAACACACCAAACGGCACACTGATAGGAAGTTACATAGCTACGGATCCTGAGACCAAGAGCAGCAACGGCATCAG GTATTACAGGCTCACAGACCCAGCCTCCTGGATCAATGTCGACAGAAATAATGGAGAGCTGACAGTGGCAAACACAATTGACAGAGAGTCACCATTTGTCCAAAATGGAATTTACAACATCACCATGAAGGCTGTTGATGCTA GTTCCAAAACAGGAACAGGAACAGTCATCATTGTGGTGGAGGATGTCAACGACAATGTGCCAGTGCTCCCCACCCCCGACATGGTGTTGTGTGAGAAGGAAGGAGAGCTCGGCTCAGTGCTGGTTGTGGCTGAAGACAAAGACCAGAGACCCTTTTCTGACCCCTTCAGCTTTAGTCTGCCACACGATCATGATGGCAAATGGTCCTTAACAAAAGTTAATG GCACAGCAGTTATGTTGCGGCACATCCAAGAGCTCCCTACAGGGATATACCAGGTTCCCATAGATATTACAGATCTGCAGGGCTTTGGTAAAACACAGACGACAAAAGTGAGGATCTGCCAGTGCAGGAATGGAGCCTGCTTGGACAAGGACCACTCTGTGTCATTAGGGCCACTGGCTTTACTGGCTATGCTGTTgcctctgctcctcctcctactGCTCG GCTTACTGCTTGCATTTTTCTGtgtgacaaagagagagaaaatagaaTTTGAAGATGTAGGAGACAGTGGTGGAATCCTGCTCAAATCAAACACCGAGTCCCCAGGGGACGAAGTG GATTCCAGCCTCATCACTATTCCCACTACTGGGATTGACCAAGTAGTGAAGGGCTCAGTTAAGGGGGTGAATGCAGGATGGACTGGGAACAAGAGCTTCAGCACAATTGGAGGCCAAAGCATACATGGGAATGGGATGTATGGGGCATCCGGTGTTGTCACATCCGATACGCAAGAGTACTATTCTGGCCAGTATGATAACCAATTTGGTACTCAGTCTGGACAGTTTGGTGTGGGTAACGGTATAAACATTGACAACAGATACCTCACCCAGGACGCAACCTTTCTTCAGAACTGGCAAACAAATGGCCGCTATATAAACCAG CTGGCCTATTTTGGAACAGAGGACGGACGGTACGCAGATGACCTCATCCACTCCTACGGTTTTGAGGGGGCGGGCTCTGCAGCTGGCTCTGTGGGATGCTGCAGCGACTTTGGCGACAACGATAACCTCGACTTCCTGAACACGCTCGGACCAAAGTTCAAAACTCTAGGAGCTGTCTGCAGAAAGACATGA
- the LOC116046066 gene encoding LOW QUALITY PROTEIN: desmocollin-2-like (The sequence of the model RefSeq protein was modified relative to this genomic sequence to represent the inferred CDS: substituted 1 base at 1 genomic stop codon), with product RRHKSINCWTIYCRWSFLHTDKVHEKFSKMANVLIFNICLVMMLSRVESCFIPKSLYIIVPDTIPAGYTITTVEVADCDTESMHLTLEDRRFTITSNRAIVAVTPVSVAPGGRTFSVWAQDNSGLESEMVVHLVHSAIREKKPTGFLKRSKRRWSPPPFNILENGIGPFPRNIEKIVSDSEAKHKVYYTITGPGVNQNPVGLFSLNPETGMLMVNGPIDREEFPSFILTIRVFDKLTNMETDLPLDIKVVVDDVNDNAPTFVDQLQFTVPEXSVAGTVVGKVNATDRDLAGSLHTKIKYFLTTGLDLFAINSETGVITTATNTLDREANDKHMVTVVIKDMDGAVNGFSTTGTATITVGDINDNN from the exons CGCCGACACAAATCTATCAACTGTTGGACGATTTACTGTCGGTGGAGCTTCCTCCATACGGACAAAGTCCATGAAAAGTTTTCAAAAATGGCTAACGTTTTAATTTTCAACATTTGCCTGGTGATG ATGTTGTCCCGTGTGGAGTCGTGTTTTATCCCGAAGTCTCTGTACATAATTGTTCCAGACACAATTCCGGCTGGATACACAATCACAACAG TTGAAGTTGCCGACTGCGACACCGAATCAATGCACTTAACTTTGGAGGACCGACGTTTTACAATAACGAGTAATAGAGCAATAGTAGCTGTAACGCCTGTATCAGTGGCACCAGGAGGGCGGACATTTTCTGTGTGGGCTCAGGACAACAGTGGACTGGAAAGTGAGATGGTAGTTCACCTTGTCCACAGTGCAATACGGGAAAAAAAG CCCACAGGCTTCCTGAAGCGCTCCAAGAGACGTTGGAGTCCTCCACCCTTCAACATTTTAGAGAATGGTATAGGACCTTTTCCAAGAAACATTGAAAAG ATTGTATCGGACTCGGAAGCCAAGCACAAAGTGTACTACACCATCACTGGACCTGGTGTCAATCAGAATCCAGTGGGATTGTTCAGTCTGAACCCTGAAACTGGGATGTTGATGGTGAACGGGCCAATTGATCGTGAAGAGTTTCCATCGTTTATA TTAACAATCAGAGTTTTCGACAAACTCACAAATATGGAGACAGACTTACCTTTGGACATCAAAGTAGTTGTAGATGATGTGAATGACAACGCTCCAACATTCGTAGACCAACTACAATTCACTGTGCCAGAGTAAAGCGTCGCAG GGACAGTGGTGGGGAAGGTGAATGCTACAGACAGAGACCTAGCAGGAAGCCTCCACACCAAGATCAAGTATTTTCTCACAACCGGGTTAGACCTGTTTGCCATCAACTCAGAAACGGGTGTCATCACCACAGCAACTAACACCCTGGACAGAGAG GCAAACGACAAGCATATGGTGACAGTAGTAATCAAAGATATGGACGGTGCAGTAAATGGCTTTTCAACCACAGGAACAGCAACCATTACTGTGGGAGATATCAACGACAACAactga